ATACAGGTGACAAGGAAGCAAAAGACACAACCTTTAGATAGTTTAttagatttagggtttagaatttaaataaaCTAAAGCTTAGTATTTAGAGTTCTTAGGTTTTGAAATCctccaaatttaaaatactcAATAAAAAGATGTTCCATGTCAGATtaaaaatagaagataaaaaGACATAAGCTAAATCTAGTTAAATATGGAGATAATTCTTTTGGGAAAAGAAAAAACCCATAAGGGAAGTCTCAATCCAAAGTCATTGCATTGTGAGAAGAAAGAAGTCAATGCAGTTCTTCTCACATTTGGTTTtccaatatatattttcttattatgtGTAATCTATACAACACATATAGAATTAAATGTACTATACAAACCTTGATTCTTTGATTAATCTCTTCCTCGTATTCAAAACACAGAACGAAAACCATAATGCCATCCGATAAATCAATATCTCCAAAGACTtcagagagaaagaaagaaaaatttgatgagGATGCTGGGTTTTGCTTTGAATGCAGACCATTGGCTTTCGTTCTTGGATTACCCTTCGCTTTGTTGGCATTGGTTTTATCTGTTGTGGGTGCTATTGTTTGGATTCTTGGGTATGTAttcattttcttcctttcttctgcaattttctttttaaattctttatttctttgttatttatttacaaCATTATATCTACAATATATCTCATgtaatatttgttatttttttttgggggCAAAAAATCTCTTCCATAAATGATTGTTTAATATTCATATTCAGATATGAAAAGctcctttttattaattatatctctcttatcttttttattttttattttttttcttgtttgatttgttttcaattttctaAACTTGAATTGTGAAAATGCAGGGCAATATTGAGGTGTTTTTGTCCATGTTGTGGATGCATAGCAGAATTGGCCAATCTAGCTATGGATCTTGTGCAGCTCCCAGTTCGAATTCTTAGATGGTTCATTGACCTAATTCCTTGT
The genomic region above belongs to Arachis duranensis cultivar V14167 chromosome 3, aradu.V14167.gnm2.J7QH, whole genome shotgun sequence and contains:
- the LOC110278434 gene encoding signaling peptide TAXIMIN 2-like, which encodes MPSDKSISPKTSERKKEKFDEDAGFCFECRPLAFVLGLPFALLALVLSVVGAIVWILGAILRCFCPCCGCIAELANLAMDLVQLPVRILRWFIDLIPC